A genomic region of Papaver somniferum cultivar HN1 chromosome 7, ASM357369v1, whole genome shotgun sequence contains the following coding sequences:
- the LOC113294160 gene encoding uncharacterized protein LOC113294160, translated as MTVKSLKTFKNLIEKLGYRNSMNVEDVLNYPEENEVTLLLSDEGIIKSVMGTDKDVKEDDESSTIESSLRNEDIRAAITLNNLLLSYEQTMPKTLTMTRKIRDEIQCDIDFSKKTEDN; from the coding sequence ATGACTGTGAAATCACTCAAGACTTTTAAAAATTTGATCGAGAAGTTGGGCTATCGCAATTCAATGAATGTCGAAGATGTCCTAAATTATCcggaagaaaatgaagttacattGTTGTTGAGTGATGAAGGAATAATCAAGAGCGTTATGGGAACTGATAAAGatgtgaaagaagatgatgaaagttctACAATAGAGTCCTCTTTACGAAACGAGGATATTAGAGCAGCAATCACATTGAATAACCTCTTGTTGAGCTATGAGCAAACAATGCCAAAAACTCTTACAATGacaagaaaaattagagatgaaattcaatgcgATATTGATTTTAGCAAAAAGACAGAAGACAATTAA